The following is a genomic window from Nicotiana tabacum cultivar K326 chromosome 3, ASM71507v2, whole genome shotgun sequence.
GAGCATATGAAGCATGGGAAGAAATTTTATTGACACCGGTAAGTTCTAAGTACTGCTTAACTGATCTATGTTGATTGCCATTGCAACACAATATACTGATATAGCTGGTTCTTCATCAGGGAGAGAACTTTTTGGTTGTGACGCACAAATCTATTTTACGAGCATTGATCTGCACAGCTCTTGGACTAGGGCCAGAAAGGTACTTCTATACACGGATAGTGTAAATGAACTTGTATAGCATCAAGTCACTTAAAATATACTAATTATATGTAATGATCCAAAAACGTGGGATCAGTAACTGGGAAAATAAGCCTGCTATAACATGTTAAAATACTCTGATAGTCTTATTAGCATATTCCCAAATCCCCTATACTATTAACTCTAATGATATTCCGCGCACAAAATTAAACTTAAACCTTTAGTTATGACAGCTGCCAAGCCAAATGCTCCTACAGATATTAAAATCAACCCTGGAGTATACCAAAACTTTCTTTCGTCAGTATGAAAATTACATGTATTCTTTGATCTATTACAATTCAACTAGTACAGATAAAAGTTGGTTTCTTCAGCCACTATTGTTGACAGGTCTAATTTTATATTGATTCAGGTTTCGTTCAGTGGATATAAATAATGGAGGATTATGTGTgttcaaattcaacaaacaaggagAAGCCATGCTTCATTCCCTGAATATGACCGCACATATGTACACAGACCACATCTACCGCTACTAAATCAACGGCTATAAGGACTCAAAAGACGGACAATTAAGATTACAATCACCAGTGCAACAACAGAGAACCGCATCAAACCAGAACAGATGTCTGTGACTCTGTGCAGTATGTGAGTTATGAATCATTGAActcctaaaataaaattttagttagaATAGCATTATAGGTTAAGAACAGCAAGAATTTGTAACATGTTCTTGTAATTTAACTGTTACAAAGTTGACTGGAAGTAAAGAGTTCATCATTTCTTCCGGAATGAAATCTAGGCCGGTCTATTGCAGATTTATGTTCTCAGGTAGCAGTTCTCAGAAAATCAAAGTCAAAACTAAGACTGACTCTTCAAATGTCATTTAAACTTTAAATACAATGAGTAAGTATAATGCCAAATATGGAGCTTCATTAATTGTTCTTaaaacacccaaaaaaaaaaaaaaaagagagagaggaaggATTTCAGCGAGATAAATAACGCTATACAAACAAAAAAAACTCTTCTTCACTTATCAACTCTTATTTGTCAACAGGGAGCGGATATCAAATCATGGTTAGATTAGATTAATTAGTACTTACTAGTTTTAACCAATCTTAGTTGCTAATGAAAATGACAATTTACTAACAATATAaccaaaaaaaatactctttttacAATTTTGTTGCACCACATAGAAAAACCGGATTTCTTTAGCATGCAAATCACAACTGCTACAAAGATCCTTTGGTAGTATTATCAACCAGAAAAGATCACAATGTTAGACTAATATTTGACAACAAAGATTGAAACATTAATTATATATTATGTGGAGAGAAGCACATCAAACATGACAAAGATGTCTTTAAATCTTTCTTTTCGCATTACAATATTTCAACTACATATAGCATGCATCTGGAAACAAAAAATTAGTAGTACAAAATAGGGGGATGATATTCTTTAAGAAAAGATCAACAAAAAGCTGTAAAATTTCCACGAAGGAGGATTGTAAGTCTAAGCTTTGAGGGTGTAAAGATTTAGAACATTGTGAAAAgagcaaagaagaagaaggaaatagAGAATAGCAGCTGCAAATCCAGCAATAAGAGATCCAGCAACATGATCACAGAACTTTGGAACTTGTCCACAAATTGGTAGCCAACCTGCATGACTATTCCCCTTTTTCCCCACTTGTGCTATTGCTAAACATGCTGATATGCTTGAGTCCAACAGCAATGTCATAATCTACTCCATTTTTTCCCcacaacaatgaaagaaaaaaagatgatTAATCAGCCTAATAAGCCACAAAAATCTATGTAAAATTATTGTCAAGAAAATATACGTACGATATCTGAAATGAGTATAATGCGTCCCAGCAAGTTCTTGGTAGGGAAAAACAGAACTATGAGGGAGTAGGCACCTGCTAGTATATTCACTCCAACAAAGTACCTGAAACATCGACAACTTATTTTAACAGGTGCAGTGATGGATTCAGAATTTAGATGTTGTGAGTACTTTTTGAGTTAAAGAGAATGAGTTCTGAAATGTATATCTAACTCTATTTGTACTTACTTTTTGCACGTATATATAGAGAATGAGTAAGTCGGCTGTACTACGTGCATGTGATTGACAATATAGAAAAATGTACTCATGTTACAGACACTAATGAAATGAAGATTATAATCAACTTACTTGAACGTTGGTGTGTTGGCAAATTTGGCTTCAAAGGTCATGCCCAAGACTTGAGCAGAATCATGGCTGGTAACCATGATAACAATGGCTGCAACACTAGCCCCCAAGGCTAAAAGCCTAAGCAGAAATATGATGATCCTGTTTGCCAAAGTCATAATTATAGGAATATGAAAGTGAAATGATCTTTAACTCTTGTATTAAGAAAAACCAGGAGAAAAACAAAATAGAACTCTAGATTTTAATGTAAAAAGGGAGGCAAGTTAAAGGACATAAAAATATATGGATGTGTGGAAAAGAAGTGATCAAGAGAGGTAGAAATAATAAAGAGGGAAATTTCTGAGTTAGGAAAAGGCAGATAAGTGGGTGGTAAACTTGTCTTCTTTAGGGGCAAAGGGTCATGTTCTTGTTTACCTAATGAGTGTATACAAATAGATTCGTGCCATTAATATATAGTGCTAGTAACAAGATCCAATGAAACCCTTTTGAGAGGAACCTTTCATGCTATTGCAATTTGGAACTAGTGGCACTTGGCCAAAAAATCATTGACTATCTACCAATATGTGTTCTTATAGGCAGGAAGAAGactatttaaattttaataagcaaagtttattatttaatatCAATTGTATTATGTCAGTTGAACTACCAAGTGGTTAATTATATTTATGTACGGCGCCTCCCACATATGTTACTACCGTGGACAATTTAATTAACATGTTTTTGGCTTCTTCCTATGAGAAAACTTTTTATGTGGATATTAGAAaatgaagaattaacctaaatagtcgtTGGTCTaatcgcttaaactaaaaataattaatatatgtataatttatatataatatatttgaaTAATATCTAATTAATGTATATcgattagaaaaaataaaatagtaaactCACCGattatttgaataaaaatcccTTAGAAAATTGGAAATGCCCATTGCAAAAGGAAATGGTCATATATTCTTAGGAAAGAATATTTAATGCATCGCCGATTCATGACGTGATGCCGCAATATCTCGATATCGGCCAACAATAAGTTTtagattttcttttttatattgaaatactaaataaaatattAGTAATACTTACATTGCTTAGCGCTTGGAGCAAAACTTTTATTTCCTTGATCATGTTTCTCCATACTAGCAAATCTCCTTTATGTTTGTGACCTTCATTTGTCGGCTCGAAGTCTGCACAAGTGTTTATCTTTCTCTAAATGTATATAATTGTTGTCTCGTAGGCACTTAGTAAGTATTTACAATCGAATAGCTCTAAGAGAGTGATACTAagatatatcttttttttttcggAGTAAATTTTATGGGTAGTCATTCAACTTTGTATTCTGTATGAGCCAAAATATGACCAAGGAAATTTAGTACGGAAAGGTGATCATCGTGAAGATCGTAACTTACCATGCGCAGTTCGGCCAAGTACAACCAGGACGAGCGGTGAAGAGCCCATTGAGGTCGAGGTCGGTGATAAGCATAACGAGTCGTCGAGTGACTCATCGAGGCCCAGGTTTAATAGCAAGGAAAGGAAGCAACGGTCAAATTTGCTTTGGAATCTCTGAAGGGAATATTCAACAGAATATTCCCTCTGCTTGTACTTTCTAGGGTTTTTTGGgaatgtcccatataaatagtgTAAGATAtaggaaagagagaaaaaaaacaacaaaattatAAGAAAAGCATTCgaagaaaaatacaaagaacCATTTTTAAGAGAGATTCCATCATTTAGTGAATCGTTCCATTTGTCATTtccatcaagtccaagaaagtgTGCAATATTCTTTAGCATTCATATAATTCAACGTTGTCATAGGAAAGAATCTTATGTCCTCTTCAATAATTGGGTGAATCTTCCCTCATATTtacatttattgtcatttaataTAGTTATTGCTCATCATTATTCTTCATGTCCACTCTTGACAACGTTATTTAATACCATTTGTATTAAATTAGCTCAGACATTATTCTACACTATTTATACAAGCATGTGCTAGATCTAGAACTTATTGTGTTTAACTAGAATTTGCATGTCACCTGtgtatttaattagtttaacaaaaggtttcatactttttggtcaaacaatttggcgccgtctgtggggattttctaGTTAATATTTTGGTTTCCTCTAGATCTACAACGTAAAACACGTAAATAGTTCTTTGTGCACGCAAGGCTAACATGGCAGGTAACGGAGAcgaaaagagaaaagcaatagCTGACCTCACTGCTAATCTCCTCCACACCATCAATGAAAACGATGAAGCGAAGGGCGAAGAAATAACGCCCAACGTGTCTCCTCAACGAGATAGCTCGCCCATTCCCCATGGCAGCATCATAGCCTCACATGGTAATGGGGCCTCTACATCCACAATGAAAGAGGCACTACCTGCAGTGAAGAAGCTGCTCGAGGCATGGTTGACCAACACACTGACCGGTATTCTTGACAAACCCGCTCAAAGGCCGAGTAGAGAAGGCACCGAAGTCCGTGTTGCACCAGCATCAAACGAACAACACCCCCCTGTAACAGGTATTACTCACACTGTTAGTGATGCAGGTAACAACACCCTCACGGCCATTTTGAGAAAAATGGAAGAGATGGAGAACGAGAACAAAATGCTCTGCAGCCAAATGAAAGAGAATTAAGAAAGGATAGACAAAATACCGGGTGCGCCAAAGCTTATGCCAAAACGGGATGTCGGTCGGTTTGTGGAACAGCCGTACAGTGATGAGGCGGCACCACATGCCATacccaaaaccttcaaaatgccgtcGTATTTGAAAATATATGACGACAAGACTGACCCTGAGGATCACGTTACCCACTATGTCACTTCagtgaaaggcaacgacctcgccaaagaacaagtatcatCCATATTGCTGAAAAAGTTTGGTGAAACCCTCACCGGAGAAGCACTGACATGGTATTTGCAGTTGCCCGCACGCTCGATTGAAATATTCGAGGAAATGGCCGATAAGTTCTTAACAGCCCACACCGGAGCAAAAAAGGTGGAGGCAAGAATAAATGACATATTCGCTATCAAACAATCGCCCGAAGAAGGGCTTAGGGACTTCCGCGCTTGGTTTAATCGTGTAAGGATGACCTTGCCAAACTTATCGGAAGGAATGTCCATAGCAGATTTTTAGAACGGGTTAAACAGAAGCGGCTCGAGGGCGACCAGAAAGCTGTTGAGCTGCCTCATGAAATACCATCCCACTACGTGGGACGAAATACACAAAGCTTATTGTGCCGAAGTTAGAGACGACGAAGATGATCTAAATCGGCTGATTCAATGGTTGACTTCCGTACAAGCCGAGCCCAGAAAGGACTGGAGAAGCGACAATAAGAGAGATCAAGTGGGACTCTGACCCAGTCGAGAAAGGCATCAACCTTATAGCCTATGCAGCCTCATGCTGCCTCCCCACCACGACGAAGGCTCGTCCAGGCCGCGAATAGGGACTCACCAAGGTGAGAGAGGTATACCCCCTTACTATCTGCTCACAATTTATGTGTTTCCCCCTCAAAAATAGTTTATGCACTGGAGAAGCTCGGCCCAAAAGTAAAATGTCTACAGAAGATGAGGTCCGACCCCAACACTAGAAAGTCAAACGCCTCTACGAATTCCACCAGGAAAGAGGTCACAAAATCGAGGACTGTATCGACTTAAGACAAAAGGTCGTCAACATGCTCCACCAAGGGAACCTGAAAGAGTTGATGAGCGACTGAGGGAGGGCCAACTTTGCTCGTGGGCGTTAATAACACCCGGGCCCACCCAAAGTGCCCTCCCCGGCTCGAACCATTCAAATGATTATCGGAGGGGCAACGACACATCAATCAACAatgtgaagttcaccaccaccCACAAACTCAAAAGGTCGATCACTCATGAACAGTATGacaaactcgaagaaagtatcatcttcgataagtcagatacccacgGTTTGGTTTTCACTCACTATGACGCCCTTGTCATTACTTTACGCATTTTAGATACTGATGTAAAGTGTATTATAGTCGATACCGGGAGCAACACATGCATCATCCACTCTCGAGTTCCCACTCAAATGAAACTCAAGGATATGATAATGCCACGCTACATCACACTAACGGGTTTTAACAATGTAGTTGAACGGACCTCTGGAGAAATCATGTTGCCCATCCTAGCCGGCGGTGTTACTTTGGAAACCACGTTCCACCTCATGGATCAGGACACGACATACAACGCCATCATAGGCCGGCCTTGGATCCACGCCATGAAAGCCATCCCCTCTAGCTTATACCAAGCTATTTAATTTCCCACGTGTTGGGGGATATTTTGCATCCGAGGAAAATAGTGTATCGCCCAGGAATGCTACGCATCGTGCAAGACTACACGTACACCCAACAACTGAAAAACAGAACCAACGAAGCATAGCAATcaacagggtcgaggtcgagcaAGGATGAGAAGGATGTAATCAAAGTTCCCGAAATCGTAAAAGCTACGGGATCCAccgtagaagacctcgaccccgcCCAACTCGATGATAACGACCACAGCAAAAAAGCCTACATCGGTCACAAACTACAAGATTCAGGTAAGTTCCATCAATTTTTAGCTAACAACAAAGATTTGTTCACCTTTTCCCATGCATCTATGTCGGGCATCCCAAAAGAGATAGCAACCCACAAGTTGAACGTCGACCCATTTTACCCTCCAGTAAGGCAAATAAGACGAAAATTCAACTCCGCAATAAATGATGTGGTCCGCGAAGAGGTCGAAAAACTAATGAAAAATGGATCTATCAGAGAATCAAAGTACCCTCAATGGGTCGCCAACGTGGTCATGGTACAAAAGAAAAACGGGAAGTGGTGGATGTGCGTAGACTTCACAGATTTGAATaaagcctgcccaaaagactcgttcccGCTGCCCCATATTGACCAACACATTGATGCAACAGCCAGGCATGAACTGCTaagcttcttggatgcctactcaggctacaaccaaatcccCATGGAGGAGGaggaccaagaaaagaccactttctTCACTCACTATAGGACGTATTGTTATAAGGTTATATCGTTGGGGTTGAAAAATATGGGGGCCACATATCAAAGgttggtgaccaaaatgttcaaagatcaaCTTGGTAAAACTATGAAAGTCTATATCgacgacatgttggtcaagtcgAAGAGGATGGAGGATCACATCAACCACTTGAAAAATCCTTCGACATACTCAGACGGTACGGTATAAAAATGAACCCCAAGAAGTGTGCCTTCATAGTAACCTCGAGAAAATTCCTCGGGTTCTTGGTATCAAAACGAGGAATAGAAGTCAACCCCGACCAAATCAAGGCTATAGAAGGGATACCAGAGAACCTAACTAGTAAGAAACAAGTACAAAAGTTGACCGGTCGTATAGCCGCCCTGTCGAGGTTTATCTCGCAGTCCTCCGATAGGTGCCATAAATTTTTTGGCGTACTCAAGAAAGACAACAGACTCCAATGGAACTCCGAGTGCGTCGAATCCTTGAGAGAACTAAAGGCATATTTGTCTTCCCCTCCACTAATCGCCAAGGTAGAACCCCATGAGCGTCTCctcatctattacattagcaaaaccctGGTTGATGCCGAAACGAGGTATCCACACCTGGAGAAGTTGGACTTGGCTCTGGTCGTAGCTTCACGGAAGCTTAGACCGTACTTCCAGTGTCACCCCATCTCGGTAGTAACGACCTTCCCCCTGAGGAGTATTCTGCACAAGCCCCAGTTGTCGGGCCGAatagccaaatgggccatagaactaAGCAAGCACGATATAACCTATCAGTCGCGAACGATGATAAAGTTGCAAGTGCTCGCTGACTTCAGCGCTAAAATAATGCCTGAAGTCGAAAAGGAACCCGCCCATACTCCTCCATAATTACATGGATTGTGGGTACTGTACGCAGATGGCGCTTCCAACACATTGGGATCGGGACTAGGACTCATGCTCGAAGTCCCAACCGCCGAAGTAATTCGATAGTCCATTTGATGCccagatatgactaacaatgaagctgagTATAAGTTCGTGATTACAGGTTTAAAACTAGCGCTCAAGTACAGAGCAAAGCGTGTCGTCCTATGGTGTGACTTTCAGCTCGTCGTCAACCAAGTCGCAGGGACTGGTGCGACTCTCAGATTGCAAAAATACCAAGTTGAGATCTGCAATCTGTTACCTCAATTCGACGAATgccagctgtcacacctcttttttcgcccgcgccgcctcAAAAGGgtgcggaagggagttttttccaattaaaggacaatcgaaacatgatttatttatttattcagagtcgccacttgggagatttagggtgtcccaagtcaccaattttaatcccgaatcgaggaaaagaataactctgtattacagtccgcgaaccagaaattcggataaggaattttgttaacccgggagaaggtgttaggcattcccaagttccgtggttctagcacggtcgctcaactgttatattcggcttgattatctgatataatacatattataaacttatgtgcaaattttatcctttagccgcttttattatttttatttattgttattattttacggagaattgcaacattgtgaaaacgtatttcaaaccacgtcgcatcaatgcacccatggttatcgacacatttcgactccgttgagatttggatttgggttacataaatgcacactcatatttaagaaaataatttgttaaagacgcacctagagcgactagcgtattgttgttttgggaaagaCCATAAAATTTCACTAGACGGCCAACTCCgatgttctaaataattaatgcatacatttgtgagggccccgcaatctacatattttactaggcgaggctcgtctcatttattttaaatagacaaatcttaaagcgactacatttttctattaaaattattc
Proteins encoded in this region:
- the LOC107776588 gene encoding CASP-like protein 1C2: MTLANRIIIFLLRLLALGASVAAIVIMVTSHDSAQVLGMTFEAKFANTPTFKYFVGVNILAGAYSLIVLFFPTKNLLGRIILISDIIMTLLLDSSISACLAIAQVGKKGNSHAGWLPICGQVPKFCDHVAGSLIAGFAAAILYFLLLLCSFHNVLNLYTLKA